Proteins encoded by one window of Luteimonas yindakuii:
- a CDS encoding TfoX/Sxy family protein, translating to MSGGRSRDLGLRNIGPKSSAWLRQVGLHTREDLAAAGPVDAYMRVRRAGFRPSMNLLYALEGALLDCHWQEVPEQRRQQLVAEAQAAIAELPDPRRPAAGPVTTTLSDRDDDADDAASGPDDDGRD from the coding sequence GTGAGCGGGGGCCGGTCGCGCGATCTCGGGTTGCGCAACATCGGCCCGAAATCGTCGGCCTGGCTGCGCCAGGTGGGGCTGCACACCCGCGAGGACCTCGCCGCTGCCGGCCCGGTCGATGCCTATATGCGCGTCCGCCGCGCCGGCTTCCGGCCCAGCATGAACCTGCTGTACGCGCTCGAGGGCGCGTTGCTGGACTGCCACTGGCAGGAAGTGCCCGAACAGCGCCGGCAGCAGCTGGTGGCCGAAGCCCAGGCCGCGATCGCCGAATTGCCGGACCCGCGTCGTCCCGCGGCCGGCCCGGTCACCACTACCCTTAGCGATCGCGACGACGATGCCGACGATGCCGCCTCCGGCCCGGACGACGACGGGCGCGATTGA